CCCTCGCGGGCGTCCTCATCGTCGTGGCCTACACCATCTATCTCGTGGCGCAGTTCCAGGCGGGCGGCGAGATCGCGGAGGTCGTGTTCGGGATCCGCCCGCTCACGGCGATGCTCATCATCGTCGCCTCGACCGCGCTCTACACGCTTCTCGGCGGAGTCCGCTCGAGTTCCTACATCGATTTCCTGCAGACGCTGATCATGGTCGCGGCGCTGATCGTCGCGGTTCCGGTTCTCCTCAACCAGGTGGGCGGCGGCAGTCCGATGGCGGCGGTCGAGCGGTCGCTCGACTTCCTCGACACGCTAGACGACCGTCTCGTGGGCTGGTACTACTCGCCGCGCGAACTCCTCGCCTTCGCGATCGCGTTCGGGCTCTCGATCGCGGCGGCGCCGTACGAACTCACCCGCTTCTACTCGATGCGCGACGAGCGCACCGTGCGGAAGGCGATCTTCGTGGCGATCGGCTTCCAGGTCGTGATCGCGACCAGCATCATGTCGATCGGCATGCTCATGCGGGTGCTCTTCCCGAACCTCCCGTCCCAGGATCAGGCCACCGCCACCATGGCGCTGCACGTCCTGCCGCCCGTGGTGGGCGCGCTGCTGCTCGTCGCCATGCTGTCGGCGATCATGTCGACCGTGAACTCGATCCTGCTCGTCACCGGCGCGGGCGTCGCCCACGACCTGTACGGAAAGTTCATCCGGCCCGACGCGAGCCAGAAGCACCTCGTGAACGCGAACCGGGTGGCGATCGTCGTCCTCGCCATCATTCCGCTCTTCTTCGCACTCCAGAAGCTGGGCGATGTGCAGGGCATCGTCCTGGAGCAGGCGAAGTTCATCGCTTCCTTCTTCTTCGTCCCCATCGTCATCGGCCTCAACTGGCGGCGGGGGACGGCGAAGGGCGCGGTCGCCTCCATGATCGGGGGCTTCCTCGCCTGCCTTGTGTGGACGCTCTGGTTCCAGGAACACTACTTCCCCCTGTACGGGATCGACTCCGTCGAACTGGGTGTCGGTGCGAGCCTCATCCTCTTCATCATGGTTTCGCTGATGACGAAGCCGAACCCGGGCCAGACGCTGGAGCCGTTCTTCGGGGACAAGTGACCTGCGGACCCCGACCCCACCTGCGGGGTCGACCAACGATACGGAGACTCTGAATGTCGGACGTACTGACACGCCTCGTGGAGGAGTTGAACGCGGGCACCGTCCGGGTGGTGGATCTCACGATCCCTCTCGGCCCCGATACCGTCGTCATCGATCTCCCGCCGATATTCGCGCCGTCGAAGGGAGTCACGATCGAGCAGATCTCGAGGTACGACGACGACGGGCCGGCCTGGTACTGGAACAACCTCACGCTCGGCGAGCACACGGGGACGCACTTCGACGCCCCGATCCACTGGGTGACGGGAAAGGACGTGCCCAACGGGACGACGGACACGATCCCGCCGTGGAAGTTCGTCGGCCCGGCGTGCGTCATCGACGTGGAGGCGGAGGTCGACGCGGACCCCGACTTCCTGCTCACGCCGGCCGGGCTCGAGGCGTGGGAGGCGGAGCACGGCCGCGTACCCGAGGGCGCCTGGGTTTTTCTGCGCACCGGGTGGAGCCGGAGGGAAGGGAAGGAGGCGTTTCTGAACGTGGCGGAAGACGGCCCGCACTCGCCGGGCTTCCACCAGGAGACCTCTGCCCTGCTGGCCCACGACCGCGCGGTGCTCGGGGTCGGAGTGGAGACGGTCGGCACCGATGCGGGTCAGGCGGGAGGGTTCGATCCGCCGTTCCCGAACCACGGGATCATGCACGGGGCGGGGAGGTTCGGCCTCGCGAGCCTGTGCAACCTCGACCGGTTGCCCCCGACGGGCGCCGTGGCGATCGCCGCGCCGCTCAAGATCGTGGATGGGAGCGGGAGCCCGTTGCGCGTGATCGCGCTGGCCCCGGCGTAGCGGGCGGGGGAGGCAGCACGGGATGGATGACGCCGAGAGGCAGCGATCCGCCTACCGGAGGGTCCTGAGGGCGCTGGACGAGGCGGTCTTCTGCCTGGAACGGGAGTCCCCGGAGGAGGCGGAAGACCGCAACGCGGAGCAGCAAGGGACCTTCCGCCTCGGAGAAGCGGGCGGGATCGCGTTTTGCAGCCATCTGGCGGGGATCGACTGCGGGGCCCTCTGCGACGAGATATCCGACGCTGTCGAGGCGGAGGATCCGGACCGGATCCGCCAGGTCCGGAGCGGCGTCGAATCGAGGCTGCGGTCGGGCGAAGACGCCGCTGCCGACGCTTCGGAGGAGGGTGC
The Candidatus Palauibacter soopunensis genome window above contains:
- a CDS encoding sodium/solute symporter (Members of the Solute:Sodium Symporter (SSS), TC 2.A.21 as described in tcdb.org, catalyze solute:Na+ symport. Known solutes for members of the family include sugars, amino acids, nucleosides, inositols, vitamins, urea or anions, depending on the system.), whose translation is MSSVFFVVLGVYVAIIMGIAIWSYFRTETEVDFLAAGRSIGPIVGGAVLAATQISAGTFVGTAGRHYLAGVSWVFPWLGLWTGWLVCAFFVAPKLRRLGALTVPDYISARYGSAKAGALAGVLIVVAYTIYLVAQFQAGGEIAEVVFGIRPLTAMLIIVASTALYTLLGGVRSSSYIDFLQTLIMVAALIVAVPVLLNQVGGGSPMAAVERSLDFLDTLDDRLVGWYYSPRELLAFAIAFGLSIAAAPYELTRFYSMRDERTVRKAIFVAIGFQVVIATSIMSIGMLMRVLFPNLPSQDQATATMALHVLPPVVGALLLVAMLSAIMSTVNSILLVTGAGVAHDLYGKFIRPDASQKHLVNANRVAIVVLAIIPLFFALQKLGDVQGIVLEQAKFIASFFFVPIVIGLNWRRGTAKGAVASMIGGFLACLVWTLWFQEHYFPLYGIDSVELGVGASLILFIMVSLMTKPNPGQTLEPFFGDK
- a CDS encoding cyclase family protein, translated to MSDVLTRLVEELNAGTVRVVDLTIPLGPDTVVIDLPPIFAPSKGVTIEQISRYDDDGPAWYWNNLTLGEHTGTHFDAPIHWVTGKDVPNGTTDTIPPWKFVGPACVIDVEAEVDADPDFLLTPAGLEAWEAEHGRVPEGAWVFLRTGWSRREGKEAFLNVAEDGPHSPGFHQETSALLAHDRAVLGVGVETVGTDAGQAGGFDPPFPNHGIMHGAGRFGLASLCNLDRLPPTGAVAIAAPLKIVDGSGSPLRVIALAPA